From a region of the Salvelinus alpinus chromosome 2, SLU_Salpinus.1, whole genome shotgun sequence genome:
- the LOC139562715 gene encoding myosin heavy chain, fast skeletal muscle, whose protein sequence is MSTDAEMAAFGPAAIYLRKPERERIAAQAAPFDAKTAFFVVEPKEMYLKGVLQSKEGGKATVKTLCNKVLTVKEDDIHPMNPPKYDKIEDMAMMTHLNEATVLYNLKERYAAWMIYTYSGLFCVTVNPYKWLPVYDSVVVNAYRGKKRIEAPPHIFSISDNAYQFMLTDHENQSILITGESGAGKTVNTKRVIQYFATIAVAGGKKEQTAAATSGKIKGSLEDQIIAANPLLEAYGNAKTVRNDNSSRFGKFIRIHFGTTGKLASADIETYLLEKSRVTFQLSAERSYHIFYQLMTGHQPQLLEALLITTNPYDYPIISHGEIAVKSIDDTEEFIATDTAIDILGFTAEEKIGIYKLTGSVMHHGAMRFKQKQREEQAEPDGTEVADKISYLMGLNSADLLKALCYPRVKVGNEMVTKGQTVPQVNNSTMALCKSVYEKMFLWMVVRINEMLDTKQARQFFIGVLDIAGFEIFDYNSLEQLCINFTNEKLQQFFNHHMFVLEQEEYKKEGIEWEFIDFGMDLAACIELIEKPMGIFSILEEECMFPKASDTTFKSKLYDQHIGKTKAFEKPKPGKGKAEAHFALVHYAGTVDYNVTGWLDKNKDPLNDSVVQLYQKSSVKLLAMLYVGAAASQADDAARGGGGKKKKGGSFQTVSALFRENLGKLMTNLRSTHPHFVRCLIPNESKTPGLMENFLVIHQLRCNGVLEGIRICRKGFPSRIQYGDFKQRYKVLNASVIPDGQFIDNKKASEKLLGSIDVDKSQYKFGHTKVFFKAGLLGTLEEMRDEKLATLVTMTQALCRGYVMRKEFVKMMARREAVYSIQYNIRSFMNVKHWPWMKLYFKIKPLLKSAETEKEMAAMKENFEKMKEDLAKALAKIKGLEEKIVSLLQENNDLQLQRAAEENTLCDAEERCEGLIKSKIQMEAKLKETFERLEDEEELNAELTAKKRKLEDECSELKKDIDDLELTLAKVEKEKHATENKVKNLTEEMSSQDESLIKLTKEKKALQEVHQQVLDDLQAEEDKVNNLTKAKTKLEQQVDDLEGSLEQEKKVRMDLERAKRKLEGDLKLALESLMDLENDKQQSDEKIKKKDFETSQLLSKIEDEQALGAQLQKKIKELQARIEELEEEIEAERAARAKVEKQRSDLSRELEEISERLEEAGGATSVQIEMSKKREAEFQKLRRDLEESTLQHEATAAALRRKQADTVAELGEQIDNLQRVKQKLEKEKSEYKMDIDDLSSNMEAIAKAKGNLEKMCRSLEDQLSELKTKNDEHVRQLNDINVQRARLLTENGELGRQMEERESLVSQLTRAKQTFTQQIEDLKRQIEEEVKAKNALAHGLQSSRHDCDLLREQYEEEQEAKAELQRALSKANSEVAQWRSRYETDAIQRTEELEDAKKKLTQRLQDAQEAVEATNSKCASLEKTKQRLLGEVEDLMIDVERANASAALLDKKQRNFDKVLTEWKQKYEEGQAELEGSLKEARSLSTELFKMKNSYEECLDHLETLKRENKNLQHEISDLTELVGESGKSIHELDKAKKTVENEKAEIQAALEEAEGTLEHEESKILRIQLELNQIKGEVDRKLADKDEETEQIKRNSQRMMDSMQSTLDSEIRSRNDAMRVKKKMEGDLNEMEIQLSHANRQAAEAQKQLRNVQGAFKDAQLQLDDAIRVADDMKEQVAMVERRNNLMMAEIEELRAALEQTERGRKVAEQELVDASERVGLLHSQNTSLINTKKKLEVDLTQVQGEMEDTVQEARNAEEKAKKAITDAAMMAEELKKEQDTSSHLERMKKNLEVTVKDLQHRLDEAENLAMKGGKKQLQKLEARVRELESEVDAEQKRGAEAIKGVRKYERRVKELTYQTEEDNKNVSRLQDLVDRLQLKMKAYKRAAEDAEEQSNIHLSRYRKLQHELEEAQERADISESQVNKLRAKSREIGSKGNVAEE, encoded by the exons ATGAGCACTGATGCAGAGATGGCGGCATTTGGCCCGGCGGCCATCTACCTCCGAaagccagaaagagagaggattgCAGCCCAGGCTGCTCCCTTTGATGCCAAAACAGCTTTCTTTGTGGTTGAGCCTAAAGAGATGTACCTCAAAGGGGTTCTCCAGAGTAAAGAGGGTGGCAAAGCCACTGTCAAAACACTGTGTAACAAA GTTCTCACTGTAAAAGAGGATGATATCCACCCCATGAACCCTCCAAAGTACGATAAAATTGAGGACATGGCCATGATGACCCACCTCAATGAGGCCACGGTGTTGTATAACCTCAAAGAGCGTTATGCAGCATGGATGATCTAC ACCTACTCTGGGCTGTTCTGCGTCACTGTGAACCCCTACAAGTGGCTCCCAGTGTACGACTCTGTAGTTGTGAATGCTTACAGAGGCAAAAAGAGAATTGAGGCCCCACCCCACATCTTCTCCATCTCTGATAATGCCTATCAGTTCATGCTCACTG accatgagaaccaGTCAATTCTGATCAC TGGAGAATCTGGTGCAGGAAAGActgtgaacaccaaacgtgtcaTCCAGTACTTTGCGACAATCGCAGTGGCTGGAGGCAAGAAGGAACAAACAGCAGCTGCTACTTCTGGGAAAATAAAG GGGTCGCTAGAGGATCAAATCATTGCAGCCAACCCCCTACTGGAGGCTTATGGTAATGCCAAGACCGTGAGAAATGACAACTCCTCACGCTTT GGTAAGTTCATCAGAATCCATTTTGGAACAACTGGAAAGTTGGCCTCTGCTGATATTGAAACAT ATCTGCTGGAGAAGTCTAGAGTGACATTCCAGCTGTCTGCTGAGAGAAGCTACCACATCTTCTATCAGCTCATGACTGGACACCAGCCACAATTGCTGG AGGCACTTCTGATCACCACCAACCCCTATGACTATCCCATAATCAGTCACGGTGAAATCGCTGTCAAGAGTATTGATGATACAGAAGAGTTCATCGCCACCGAT ACGGCCATTGACATTTTAGGCTTCACTGCTGAGGAGAAGATTGGCATCTACAAGCTGACTGGTTCTGTGATGCATCATGGGGCAATGAGGTTCAAGCAGAAGCAGCGTGAGGAGCAGGCTGAGCCTGATGGGACTGAGG TGGCTGATAAAATCTCCTACCTCATGGGCCTGAACTCCGCTGACTTGCTCAAAGCTCTGTGCTACCCCAGAGTGAAGGTCGGGAATGAGATGGTGACCAAGGGGCAGACTGTACCACAG GTGAACAATTCAACTATGGCCCTCTGTAAATCAGTCTATGAGAAAATGTTCTTGTGGATGGTTGTCCGTATCAATGAGATGTTAGACACAAAGCAGGCCAGACAATTCTTCATTGGTGTGCTGGACATCGCTGGATTTGAAATCTTTGAT TACAACAGCTTGGAGCAactttgcatcaacttcaccAATGAGAAACTGCAACAGTTTTTCAACCACCACATGTTTGTACTGGAACAAGAAGAGTACAAGAAAGAGGGAATTGAATGGGAGTTCATTGACTTTGGTATGGACTTGGCTGCCTGCATTGAGCTTATTGAGAAG CCAATGGGCATCTTCTCCATCCTTGAAGAAGAGTGCATGTTCCCCAAGGCTTCAGACACTACCTTCAAGAGCAAGCTGTATGACCAGCATATCGGTAAAACCAAAGCGTTTGAGAAGCCTAAACCTGGGAAAGGCAAGGCTGAGGCCCACTTTGCCCTGGTGCACTATGCCGGTACTGTGGACTACAATGTCACAGGCTGGCTGGACAAGAACAAGGACCCCCTGAATGACTCCGTTGTGCAACTCTACCAGAAGTCCTCAGTCAAACTGTTGGCTATGCTGTATGTAGGAGCAGCAGCTTCACAAGCAGACG ATGCagcaagaggaggaggaggcaagaAGAAGAAGGGTGGTTCCTTCCAGACTGTGTCTGCTCTGTTCAGG GAGAATTTGGGCAAGCTGATGACCAACTTGAGGAGTACCCATCCTCACTTTGTGCGCTGTTTGATTCCCAATGAATCAAAGACACCAG GTCTGATGGAGAACTTCCTGGTCATCCACCAGCTGAGGTGTAATGGTGTACTGGAAGGCATCAGAATCTGCAGAAAGGGCTTCCCCAGCAGAATCCAATATGGTGACTTCAAGCAGAG ATACAAAGTATTGAATGCAAGTGTCATCCCTGATGGACAATTTATTGACAACAAGAAGGCTTCAGAGAAGCTCCTGGGATCAATAGATGTGGACAAGAGTCAGTACAAGTTTGGGCACACCAAG GTGTTCTTCAAAGCTGGTCTGTTGGGTACTCTGGAGGAGATGCGAGATGAGAAACTGGCTACTCTGGTGACAATGACTCAGGCTCTCTGCAGAGGTTACGTCATGAGGAAAGAGTTTGTCAAGATGATGGCGAGACG AGAAGCAGTTTACTCCATCCAATACAACATCCGCTCATTTATGAATGTGAAACACTGGCCATGGATGAAGCTGTACTTCAAGATCAAGCCTCTTTTAAAATCAGCAGAAACTGAAAAAGAGATGGCTGCAATGAAGGAAAACTTTGAGAAAATGAAGGAGGATCTGGCCAAGGCGTTGGCCAAGATAAAAGGGCTTGAGGAGAAAATAGTTTCTTTGTTGCAGGAAAATAATGATCTGCAGCTACAGAGAGCAGCG GAAGAGAATACTCTCTGTGATGCTGAGGAAAGATGTGAGGGACTCATCAAGAGTAAGATCCAGATGGAAGCCAAACTCAAAGAGACATTTGAGCggctggaggatgaggaggagctcAATGCTGAACTGACTGCCAAGAAAAGGAAACTGGAGGACGAGTGCTCTGAGCTGAAGAAAGACATTGATGACTTGGAGCTCACCTTGGCCAAAGTGGAAAAGGAGAAACATGCCACTGAAAATAAG GTTAAAAACCTGACAGAGGAGATGTCTTCTCAAGATGAGAGCCTTATCAAGTTGACGAAGGAGAAGAAAGCCCTCCAAGAGGTGCACCAACAAGTCCTTGATGATCTCCAGGCAGAGGAAGACAAAGTCAACAATCTGACCAAAGCCAAGACCAAGCTTGAACAGCAAGTGGATGAT TTGGAGGGTTCCCTTGAGCAAGAAAAGAAGGTCCGCATGGACCTTGAGAGAGCCAAGAGGAAGCTTGAAGGAGATCTGAAACTGGCCCTGGAGTCCTTGATGGACCTGGAGAATGACAAGCAGCAGTCTGATGAGAAGATCAAGAA GAAAGACTTTGAGACAAGCCAACTTCTCAGCAAAATTGAAGATGAACAGGCATTGGGTGCTCAGCTTCAGAAGAAAATCAAAGAACTCCAG GCCCGTATTGAAGAGCTGGAAGAGGAGATTGAGGCTGAACGTGCTGCTCGGGCAAAGGTTGAGAAGCAGAGGTCTGATCTCTCCAGGGAACTTGAGGAGATCAGTGAAAGGCTTGAAGAAGCTGGAGGTGCAACATCTGTCCAGATTGAGATGAGCAAGAAGCGTGAGGCTGAGTTCCAGAAGCTGCGTCGTGATCTTGAAGAGTCCACCCTGCAGCACGAGGCCACCGCTGCTGCACTCCGTAGGAAGCAGGCCGACACTGTGGCAGAACTGGGAGAACAAATAGACAACCTCCAGCGTGTCAAGcagaagctggagaaggagaagagtgaATACAAAATGGATATTGATGACCTCTCCAGCAACATGGAAGCTATCGCCAAGGCAAAG GGTAATCTAGAGAAAATGTGCCGAAGCCTTGAGGATCAACTGAGTGAATTGAAGACAAAGAATGATGAGCATGTCCGCCAACTTAATGACATAAATGTTCAGAGAGCAAGGCTTCTGACTGAGAACG GTGAACTTGGTCgtcagatggaggagagagaatcTCTTGTTTCCCAGTTGACCAGGGCCAAGCAGACTTTCACACAGCAGATTGAGGATCTCAAAAGGCAGATTGAAGAGGAAGTGAAG GCCAAAAATGCCCTAGCCCATGGTCTGCAGTCATCCCGCCATGACTGTGATCTGCTTCGGGAGCAGtatgaggaggagcaggaggccaAGGCTGAACTGCAGCGAGCATTGTCCAAGGCCAACAGTGAGGTGGCTCAGTGGAGATCCAGATATGAAACTGATGCCATTCAGCGCACTGAGGAGCTTGAGGATGCCAA GAAAAAGCTTACCCAGCGTCTGCAAGATGCACAGGAGGCTGTTGAAGCAACAAACTCCAAGTGTGCTTCTCTGGAGAAGACCAAGCAAAGACTCCTGGGTGAAGTGGAGGATCTCATGATTGATGTGGAGAGAGCTAATGCTTCAGCTGCCCTGCTTGACAAGAAGCAGAGGAACTTTGACAAG GTTCTGACCGAGTGGAAGCAGAAGTACGAGGAGGGCCAGGCAGAGCTAGAGGGGTCTCTGAAAGAGGCCCGCTCTCTCAGCACCGAGCTGTTCAAGATGAAGAACTCCTATGAAGAATGTTTGGACCACCTGGAGACActgaagagagagaacaagaaccTGCAAC ATGAGATCTCTGACCTGACTGAACTGGTCGGTGAGTCTGGAAAGAGCATCCATGAGCTGGATAAGGCAAAGAAGACAGTGGAGAATGAGAAGGCAGAAATCCAGGCTGCACTAGAGGAAGCAGAG GGCACACTGGAACATGAGGAATCCAAGATTCTTCGTATACAGCTGGAGCTCAACCAGATCAAAGGTGAAGTTGACAGGAAGCTGGCAGATAAGGATGAGGAGACAGAGCAGATCAAGAGGAACAGCCAGAGGATGATGGACTCCATGCAGAGCACTCTGGACTCTGAGATCAGGAGCAGGAACGATGCCATGAGAGTCaagaagaagatggagggagacctCAATGAGATGGAGATTCAGCTGAGCCATGCCAACCGCCAGGCTGCTGAAGCCcaaaaacagctgaggaacgtcCAGGGAGCGTTCAAG GATGCCCAACTGCAACTTGATGACGCCATCCGCGTCGCAGATGACATGAAGGAACAAGTAGCCATGGTGGAGCGCAGGAATAACCTGATGATGGCTGAGATTGAAGAACTGAGGGCTGCcctggagcagacagagagaggccgCAAAGTGGCCGAGCAGGAGCTGGTTGATGCCAGTGAGCGTGTTGGATTGCTGCACTCTCAG AATACCAGCCTCATCAACACTAAGAAGAAGCTGGAGGTTGACCTTACTCAGGTCCAAGGTGAAATGGAAGACACTGTCCAGGAGGCAAGAAATGCAGAGGAAAAGGCCAAGAAGGCCATCACTGAT GCTGCCATGATGGCAGAGGAGCTGAAGAAAGAGCAGGACACCAGCTCTCACCTGGAGAGGATGAAGAAGAATCTGGAGGTCACAGTGAAGGACCTGCAGCACCGCCTGGATGAGGCTGAGAACCTGGCCATGAAGGGCGGAAAGAAACAACTCCAGAAACTGGAGGCACGG GTCCGTGAACTGGAGAGTGAAGTTGATGCTGAACAGAAACGTGGAGCTGAAGCTATTAAAGGTGTTCGTAAATATGAGAGGAGAGTCAAGGAGctcacctaccag ACCGAAGAGGACAATAAAAATGTGAGCAGGCTGCAGGATCTGGTGGACAGGCTTCAGTTAAAAATGAAGGCCTACAAGAGAGCGGCTGAGGATGCT GAGGAGCAGTCCAACATTCACCTGTCCAGGTACAGGAAGCTGCAGCATGAGCTGGAGGAAGCTCAGGAGCGTGCCGACATCTCTGAGTCCCAGGTCAACAAGTTGAGAGCCAAGAGCCGTGAAATTGGTAGCAAG GGGAATGTGGCTGAAGAGTGA
- the LOC139550927 gene encoding myosin-8-like codes for MEDTVQEARNAEEKAKKAITNPAMNAGELKKEQDTSSHLERMKKNLEVTVKDLQHRLDEAENLSMKGGKKQLQKLESRVRELEGEVDAEQRHGADAIKGICKYEGRVKELTYQTEEVPGSG; via the exons ATGGAAGACACTGTCCAGGAAGCAAGAAATGCAGAGGAAAAGGCCAAGAAGGCTATTACTAAT CCTGCCATGAATGCAGGGGAGCTGAAGAAGGAGCAGGACACCAGCTCTCACCTGGAGAGGATGAAGAAGAACCTGGAGGTCACAGTGAAGGACCTGCAGCACCGTCTGGATGAGGCTGAGAATCTGTCCATGAAGGGCGGAAAGAAACAACTCCAGAAACTGGAGTCTAGG GTCCGTGAGCTGGAAGGTGAAGTTGATGCTGAACAGAGACATGGGGCTGATGCTATCAAAGGTATCTGCAAATATGAGGGAAGAGTCAAGGAGCTCACATACCAG ACTGAAGAGGTTCCAGGATCCGGTTGA